A single Ptiloglossa arizonensis isolate GNS036 chromosome 2, iyPtiAriz1_principal, whole genome shotgun sequence DNA region contains:
- the LOC143155366 gene encoding uncharacterized protein F13E9.13, mitochondrial isoform X3 codes for MFYYKDGILVENMHDIPYVRSRDLFPETISMMTRVCIEIKRILPENIPCGIQILAGCNKEAIAVAKATNFQFIRAEGFVFSHIADEGFIDACAGSLLRYRKQIDANDVLIFADIKKKHSSHAVTSDVSLSETVKAAEFFLADGIILTGTATGDPVKTTELTEVKEVAKGPVFVGSGVTIENMENYIHSDGMIIGSYFKVNGVWKNAIDKNKVNNFMTKLRKLENIGR; via the exons ATGTTTTACTATAAGGATGGTATCTTAGTGGAAAATATGCATGATATTCCATATGTACGGTCAAGAGACTTATTTCCGGAAACTATATCAATGATGACCAGAGTTTGCAtagaaattaaaagaatattaCCTGAAAATATACCATGTGGTATACAG ATTTTAGCTGGATGTAATAAGGAAGCAATAGCTGTAGCAAAAGCtactaattttcaatttattaggGCAGAAGGATTTGTCTTCTCTCACATAGCAGACGAGGGCTTTATAGATGCATGTGCTGGTTCTCTTTTGCGATATAGAAAACAGATTGATGCCAATGATGTTCTTATTTTTGCTGATATTAAAAAAAAGCATAG TTCACATGCTGTCACTTCTGATGTAAGTTTATCAGAAACAGtaaaagcagcagaatttttctTAGCCGATGGAATAATATTAACAGGGACTGCCACAGGTGATCCAGTTAAAACAACAGAGTTGACAG AGGTTAAAGAAGTTGCTAAAGGTCCGGTCTTTGTTGGTTCTGGTGTTACAATAGAAAACATGGAAAATTACATACACTCTGATGGAATGATTATAGGTTCATATTTTAAGGTCAATGGAGTTTGGAAAAATgcaattgataaaaataaagttaACAATTTTATGACTAAATTAAGAAAACTAGAAAACATTGGAAGATAA
- the LOC143155366 gene encoding uncharacterized protein F13E9.13, mitochondrial isoform X1: MLRFHKFFQKGKCSVIGMVHVGGLPGTPLYSGNTTKIINDAVNDAIIYRDCNIDGILVENMHDIPYVRSRDLFPETISMMTRVCIEIKRILPENIPCGIQILAGCNKEAIAVAKATNFQFIRAEGFVFSHIADEGFIDACAGSLLRYRKQIDANDVLIFADIKKKHSSHAVTSDVSLSETVKAAEFFLADGIILTGTATGDPVKTTELTEVKEVAKGPVFVGSGVTIENMENYIHSDGMIIGSYFKVNGVWKNAIDKNKVNNFMTKLRKLENIGR; the protein is encoded by the exons ATGTTACGTTTTCATAAGTTCTTTCAGAAAGGAAAGTGTTCTGTAATTGGAATGGTACATGTCGGTGGATTACCCG GAACACCTTTATATAGTGGCaatacaacaaaaattataaatgatgCAGTCAACGATGCTATAATTTATAGAGACTGCAATATT GATGGTATCTTAGTGGAAAATATGCATGATATTCCATATGTACGGTCAAGAGACTTATTTCCGGAAACTATATCAATGATGACCAGAGTTTGCAtagaaattaaaagaatattaCCTGAAAATATACCATGTGGTATACAG ATTTTAGCTGGATGTAATAAGGAAGCAATAGCTGTAGCAAAAGCtactaattttcaatttattaggGCAGAAGGATTTGTCTTCTCTCACATAGCAGACGAGGGCTTTATAGATGCATGTGCTGGTTCTCTTTTGCGATATAGAAAACAGATTGATGCCAATGATGTTCTTATTTTTGCTGATATTAAAAAAAAGCATAG TTCACATGCTGTCACTTCTGATGTAAGTTTATCAGAAACAGtaaaagcagcagaatttttctTAGCCGATGGAATAATATTAACAGGGACTGCCACAGGTGATCCAGTTAAAACAACAGAGTTGACAG AGGTTAAAGAAGTTGCTAAAGGTCCGGTCTTTGTTGGTTCTGGTGTTACAATAGAAAACATGGAAAATTACATACACTCTGATGGAATGATTATAGGTTCATATTTTAAGGTCAATGGAGTTTGGAAAAATgcaattgataaaaataaagttaACAATTTTATGACTAAATTAAGAAAACTAGAAAACATTGGAAGATAA
- the LOC143143077 gene encoding uncharacterized protein LOC143143077, translated as MQSKSTTIISNKDVIDELMEESVFEQICDTIFILIPEVPRLKQLFLSWSQLGTEDREQLDAKVENWCCPSKRQLYKPLQEALVRWETVQDTQGAPGCEPGMVSFSCDPQLEEELVNVICGLELLFTKNRKGREIDVDYEIYRCSDIIREVSPNLNPESNLRCILSPKDRTPHSVHSCGYIADFKRSDDELGGYLTN; from the exons ATGCAATCTAAATCCACGACCATCATCAGCAACAAGGACGTCATCGATGAATTGATGGAAGAGTCTGTTTTCGAGCAGATATGTGACACAATATTCATTCTGATCCCCGAAG TGCCACGACTGAAGCAGCTGTTTCTAAGTTGGAGCCAGCTAGGCACGGAAGACAGAGAGCAACTGGATGCTAAAGTAGAAAACTGGTGTTGTCCTAGCAAAAGACAGCTTTACAAACCTCTACAGGAAGCCTTGGTTCGTTGGGAAACGGTACAGGACACTCAAG GTGCTCCTGGCTGCGAGCCAGGTATGGTTTCGTTTTCGTGCGATCCACAACTGGAGGAGGAGCTCGTCAACGTTATCTGCGGCCTGGAGCTGTTGTTCACGAAGAATCGTAAGGGCAGAGAGATCGACGTAGACTACGAGATCTACCGTTGCTCTGACATCATAAGGGAAGTGTCCCCGAATCTGAACCCCGAGAGCAATCTACGCTGCATTCTCAGCCCAAAGGATAGAACACCTCATTCGGTTCACAGTTGTGGCTATATCGCGGATTTCAAGAGGTCCGATGACGAGCTTGGTGGTTACTTAACCAATTAG
- the Tp53inp gene encoding tumor protein p53 inducible nuclear protein isoform X2, with protein sequence MLSSLANYLLGGNISGEQDSRQGSNSETSESLSVSDRLSQVEVEGDDWILIDRAVEGATTLEESWYVTPPPCFTRAEPVNVETSPLENLLIEHPSMSVYRVTASPIAPDTPPPTPDAMENRDFEEDVLPPLVTDAPPVTTLQRNPIRTVNDHVIPGPSIHDGRPVAGRVRAEKAILQNRMRSAQKILEKRSTQALKRGRLERSNKATEMFSVKNGRLRRHDRLRIQNSGANNNRKC encoded by the exons ATGCTGAGCAGCTTGGCAAACTACTTACTCGGAGGTAATATCTCCGGTGAGCAAGATTCACGGCAAGGGTCCAATAGCGAAACCTCGGAGTCCCTTTCAGTGTCAGACAGGCTCAGCCAGGTGGAGGTTGAGGGCGATGACTGGATCCTCATTGACCGTGCTG TTGAGGGCGCGACGACGCTGGAGGAGTCATGGTACGTAACACCACCCCCATGTTTCACACGGGCAGAACCCGTGAACGTGGAAACATCACCGCTGGAGAACTTGCTGATCGAGCATCCCAGCATGTCCGTGTACCGAGTCACAGCGTCCCCGATCGCCCCCGACACTCCACCACCCACGCCAGATGCAATGGAGAATCGGGATTTCGAAGAGGACGTTTTACCTCCTCTTGTTACCGATGCACCGCCGGTAACCACGCTGCAACGGAACCCAATAAGAACCGTGAACGATCACGTGATTCCTGGACCTTCCATTCACGATGGAAGACCCGTCGCCGGTCGTGTCCGTGCCGAGAAAGCGATACTCCAGAATCGAATGCGATCGGCGCAGAAG ATTCTCGAAAAGAGGTCTACCCAAGCGCTGAAGAGAGGTCGTCTGGAGAGGAGCAACAAGGCAACGGAGATGTTCAGCGTTAAAAATGGACGACTCCGTCGCCATGACCGGCTGCGTATCCAGAACAGTGGCGCAAACAACAATCGGAAATGCTAG
- the Tp53inp gene encoding tumor protein p53 inducible nuclear protein isoform X1, with amino-acid sequence MRLWSCALKSKKVRMLSSLANYLLGGNISGEQDSRQGSNSETSESLSVSDRLSQVEVEGDDWILIDRAVEGATTLEESWYVTPPPCFTRAEPVNVETSPLENLLIEHPSMSVYRVTASPIAPDTPPPTPDAMENRDFEEDVLPPLVTDAPPVTTLQRNPIRTVNDHVIPGPSIHDGRPVAGRVRAEKAILQNRMRSAQKILEKRSTQALKRGRLERSNKATEMFSVKNGRLRRHDRLRIQNSGANNNRKC; translated from the exons ATGCGTCTGTGGTCCTGT GCGCTGAAGAGCAAGAAGGTCAGGATGCTGAGCAGCTTGGCAAACTACTTACTCGGAGGTAATATCTCCGGTGAGCAAGATTCACGGCAAGGGTCCAATAGCGAAACCTCGGAGTCCCTTTCAGTGTCAGACAGGCTCAGCCAGGTGGAGGTTGAGGGCGATGACTGGATCCTCATTGACCGTGCTG TTGAGGGCGCGACGACGCTGGAGGAGTCATGGTACGTAACACCACCCCCATGTTTCACACGGGCAGAACCCGTGAACGTGGAAACATCACCGCTGGAGAACTTGCTGATCGAGCATCCCAGCATGTCCGTGTACCGAGTCACAGCGTCCCCGATCGCCCCCGACACTCCACCACCCACGCCAGATGCAATGGAGAATCGGGATTTCGAAGAGGACGTTTTACCTCCTCTTGTTACCGATGCACCGCCGGTAACCACGCTGCAACGGAACCCAATAAGAACCGTGAACGATCACGTGATTCCTGGACCTTCCATTCACGATGGAAGACCCGTCGCCGGTCGTGTCCGTGCCGAGAAAGCGATACTCCAGAATCGAATGCGATCGGCGCAGAAG ATTCTCGAAAAGAGGTCTACCCAAGCGCTGAAGAGAGGTCGTCTGGAGAGGAGCAACAAGGCAACGGAGATGTTCAGCGTTAAAAATGGACGACTCCGTCGCCATGACCGGCTGCGTATCCAGAACAGTGGCGCAAACAACAATCGGAAATGCTAG
- the LOC143143076 gene encoding uncharacterized protein LOC143143076 gives MENEGYLNSEFQAILDEFTRVRDEYVALKAFCDAQEETLTMKNEHLDKTKNNLNKLLQAYIFLENRYKSNMEGLQTENENLRKTIEDLKEQCDRLRFIVTDCNGNNEQISKLQNEIEVLKAQLLTQEEKHGENVALLKQQHSDEIQKYKELSLNAKQDDVTSVIRYL, from the exons ATGGAGAACGAAGGGTACCTGAACTCCGAATTCCAAGCAATTCTTGACGAATTTACGAGAGTTCGAGAT GAATACGTGGCGTTGAAAGCTTTCTGCGACGCGCAAGAAGAAACACTGACGATGAAAAACGAGCACTTGGacaaaacgaaaaataatttgaataaattattacaagCCTACATATTTCTCGAGAATCGATACAAGTCCAACATGGAGGGGTTGCAAACAGAGAACGAGAATCTTCGTAAAACGATCGAAGACCTAAAAGAACAATGCGACCGTTTGCGTTTTATCGTCACTGACTGTAATGGGAATAACGAACAAA TATCCAAGCTACAGAACGAGATCGAAGTTCTGAAAGCCCAATTGCTGACGCAGGAAGAGAAAcacggcgaaaatgttgcttTATTGAAGCAACAACATTCTGACGAAATACAGAAATACAAGGAGTTGTCATTGAACGCCAAGCAGGATGATGTTACTTCCGTAATTCGATATTTATAA
- the LOC143155366 gene encoding uncharacterized protein F13E9.13, mitochondrial isoform X2 has product MVHVGGLPGTPLYSGNTTKIINDAVNDAIIYRDCNIDGILVENMHDIPYVRSRDLFPETISMMTRVCIEIKRILPENIPCGIQILAGCNKEAIAVAKATNFQFIRAEGFVFSHIADEGFIDACAGSLLRYRKQIDANDVLIFADIKKKHSSHAVTSDVSLSETVKAAEFFLADGIILTGTATGDPVKTTELTEVKEVAKGPVFVGSGVTIENMENYIHSDGMIIGSYFKVNGVWKNAIDKNKVNNFMTKLRKLENIGR; this is encoded by the exons ATGGTACATGTCGGTGGATTACCCG GAACACCTTTATATAGTGGCaatacaacaaaaattataaatgatgCAGTCAACGATGCTATAATTTATAGAGACTGCAATATT GATGGTATCTTAGTGGAAAATATGCATGATATTCCATATGTACGGTCAAGAGACTTATTTCCGGAAACTATATCAATGATGACCAGAGTTTGCAtagaaattaaaagaatattaCCTGAAAATATACCATGTGGTATACAG ATTTTAGCTGGATGTAATAAGGAAGCAATAGCTGTAGCAAAAGCtactaattttcaatttattaggGCAGAAGGATTTGTCTTCTCTCACATAGCAGACGAGGGCTTTATAGATGCATGTGCTGGTTCTCTTTTGCGATATAGAAAACAGATTGATGCCAATGATGTTCTTATTTTTGCTGATATTAAAAAAAAGCATAG TTCACATGCTGTCACTTCTGATGTAAGTTTATCAGAAACAGtaaaagcagcagaatttttctTAGCCGATGGAATAATATTAACAGGGACTGCCACAGGTGATCCAGTTAAAACAACAGAGTTGACAG AGGTTAAAGAAGTTGCTAAAGGTCCGGTCTTTGTTGGTTCTGGTGTTACAATAGAAAACATGGAAAATTACATACACTCTGATGGAATGATTATAGGTTCATATTTTAAGGTCAATGGAGTTTGGAAAAATgcaattgataaaaataaagttaACAATTTTATGACTAAATTAAGAAAACTAGAAAACATTGGAAGATAA